Genomic window (Deltaproteobacteria bacterium):
GAGTATTTTAAGCTTAAAATAATGCAAAAAGTTGGCTACCTAAACAGCCGTTTTGCCCTGCAATGGAAGTATGACCCTGAATCCAATTAAACCCCTATCCCCACAAAAAGAAGAAAGAGGCAAATTACCACATTTTTAAATTACAATGACTAAAGCTTATACATAAAATTGCTTGAATTTTGATGGCATATCCTTGCAACGGTTTTTTAAAATGAATCCTGATATAATTTGAAAGATAAGGGCAAATAAATATGATATCATTTCTTAAGTTCTTGATAATTGTATTCTTAATTTCTATTGAGGTGTTCAGTCAACATGCTTGTCTTGATAGTTATCTAGGCAGTTTTGAAATTGACCAATTTAAGAACTGGAGTTTTTTAAAAAAAACATTATTAGAATCTGGACTGGTTACAGATATTGGTTCAATTAGAGTTGAGTTTGTTGATGCGTCAGCAGGGATTGGAAGTTCGACCTTAAAGAAAATTCAGACTGAATTTTCAGACATTAATGCTGCTCTAGTCGAACGGTTTATTAAAGTAACGTATGTCGATAATAATGGCAATGATCGAACTAAATTTTTTAGTGTAAAAACAGAAAACTATAATTCTAGTAGTAAATGGAAATATTCGATTTTAAGTCATAATAATGAATTCCCCCCTGAAGATGTTTATTTGGATTTAGTTTTTGGAAAGAAAATCAATGATTCTTTTAAAATTTTATCCAGCATAAGACTTGAGATAGAGACTGTTCACAAGAAAATCATAAATTCAACTGCAGTCAATAATTATATTTTGGGAGATAAATTATTTTCTTTAAGTAATGAAATGAAACGACTAGCTGCTAAAAACTCTAGTTCTAATTTATCGCCTGATATTGTCGAATTTATAACCAAATGGAATAACTTCAAGAGACTAAATTTTCCAAATCAGGAAACAATCAAGCTTTCAAAATCTTTAGTTGAACATGCAATAAAAAGCAGATATTTCGAGGATGCAGGAGGCAACAATACAGTTACACCAACTTCCGCGAATTTTGTCGAATGGTTAAATTCAGCCTCAGTTTTCTTAAAGTTTTATACTCCTTTGTTGGGAACTAGTGTCGTTGAAAAAAATGAGAATTTTGTAAAATTCGAATTTACAGGAATGATTTCAAGAGAAATTTCGAAATCATTTGTCGAAAGAAAACTTAAGCTGATAAATTTATTAGAATTTTCAAATGTAGAAATTACTTCTTTAAAAGATTCCTCATTAAATCATGTTTCTATAAAATTTTCTAACATTTCTTTATTAAGACAAAATGAGCTTAAAAACTTGGTAACATTTTTCAATAGCCTTGAATTCTTTTTTGAAAGTGAATCAAATCAGGGCCAAGCCCTCAGTTGGAACCGTTTAGAGGTCATCTCTTATTTAAAAAAGAAAAGTAGAAAAAATTTACAAAGATTAAATTCTTTAGATAAGAAAATAATGTTTATTAGAAAAGCCTATCTGGAATTTTATAGAAATAAAACCAGATCACTTAATTTTTCAGATTTAACTTACAATAAATCTAAAATTTCAAATCAGGAGGTTCTTCAATTTTTAGAAGAAGTCTTTCCTAATCTTTCAGTAGAAGAGAATCAGATTATTACCACAAGAAAAAATCAAAATATAAAAGATTTTTTGTCTTCGCTTAAACTGTGATTAAAACCTTAGGCGTAGACGTTTAGATTTAAGTAGTTTTTTCCATTAAACAGTCTTCTTTGTTTGTGTTCCTATAAATACATATTTAATTTTTCTTCTTAAATTTTATGCAATAAATTTTAATCATTTTTTAATAGATACGGCATTCATCTCGAAGGTCCATGGATTTCTCTATTGAACTTTTGATTTTCCTCCATTTTCTTTAATAATTTTTCGTCTTTACGCTTATGCCATTCTTCAAGAGAAAATGGTTTTTTCATACACAATTCCAAATTAATGGGTTCTTTACCATGACAGTTTATTTTCTTCGTTTCTCTTTCACAAGAATAAACAACTTCGGTATAGGTTATTTCACTGCCTTCGTAGTTTTCGATTTTCATGTGGGCATTTACGATCTTACATTTGTTTTTAACGACCGACCTATCCTTGCCTTTTTCGTCAGCCTTAGCAGAAAACGCAGCGAGAAAAACAAAGGAATAGACCATAATAAATTGAAGCATAATGCCCCCCCTCATCTAAGATTTCTAGTTCAGCTCTCATGTCGGTGGAAAAATGAGGAAGCTAAAGTAGAAATCTTAAGTCTAGCCCAAAGTCGATAATTGATAGCCATTCTTTCTGCGTTTGTTGTTGCCTCATTGCTTCTTTGTGGCATTTTGCCTTTACTTCTTATTGAGGGTAACTAATTTATTTCGTTTTAGGGAGTTCTCCATCATTATAAATGATTTATCTTGATAGGTTAAATCATTTTGGAGTACTCCCTTTTTAGATTCTACCGTATTCAGGACTTTGACGGGGATAATACTTTCATTTGACTTCTACAAAATCCAAATCAACTTATTTCAAATTAAATAAATATATATTTAAATTTTAATCTGATCCTTTCAGCCTTAATCAATTTCAGCAGGGGCCGAGACATTGGTGATAGCAGAACTCCAATCAGAAAGATCAACTAAACTCGAAGTTGTTGAATTGTCGACAACAGCCGATTGCCCTGTTTTATTATAACTAAAGCTTCCAGAAGATGACTCACAGCTATTTACAGGGTCATAGACAATGCTACTTGAAGAAGCCGTAAAATAAGTTGAACTACGAGTTAAAACTTGTTTTTGTACCTTTGTCACCCCGTTATGATTTCCACCAGGTCCTGCCCAATTGCAAATCATACCTGAAATTGAACCAAGAGACGAAGTGCTAACTGTATTTGGACCAAAACCAAAATAGGCCACGGCATTGCTTGCATCTGTGATTTTTACATTTAAAACTCGAGTATGTGAATCCCCTTTACCTGCCTGCCAAGCATATTGGTAAGTTCCAACTCCTGAAGACGGTGTGAAATCTGCTAAAAGGATATTGGCATTATTTCCCCACCCACCATTATTTGAACTGTAAGTTTTTGTTAAATCGACACTGTAATTTGTGGAGCTGACAAAAGGGTTTGCAGAACTGCCACAAAAGTTCGCACTCTTCAGAATGTATTTCATATTTCCAGAAGCTGTTTTTTCATAAATGATAGAGCTGCCATCCACTTGTCCAGAACTTGAACCTGAGCAATTTCCTGCAAAACCAGAATCTTGATTTGAATCAGCAATCGAAACAGAAACTTTGCCCGTAAATGTGGTTTCGTCTTGAACGCCAGCAGGCACGTGTTTTAGCCGAATAAATACCGTCTTTGTTCCTACCGTGGCATTGATTGTTGAAAGATAAACCGGTTTACCGTTTGTATCTGATCCTCGCGCCAAAGTAGCGGAAGTCACTGTGGCAAGTTCATTATTTATTTTTACCTTTCCATTTAAAGCTGTCGTCACCGTGATGGACTCTCCAGCATTCGCAGGAGCTGACAGACCAGCTGTTTTAGCTGCACACAACATGCTAGCTACCGTAAAAAAAGCTGTATCTATTTGCGAAGCAACCCCTTTCATACGGCTATTTAGCTCAGCGGCTGAACAAGCCTCTCCGCTAGATTCAGCTGCGTCCCATAAGCCCAAATCGCCTCCCGGCAAGCTCGAAGGATTCGGTGATAAACTTGTATCGGGATGTGTTCCAGACAATTGAAGATTGGGACCATAGCAATTGGCATTTCCAGAACTGTAAAGATTTATATTAACAGAACAGGCTTCAGAAGTAGCTCCATCTAAGAGAGTGGTAAGGGCTTCTTTTTTCTTGTCAGCAGTATCCCCTGCATCAGCAAGGGTATTAAAATCACTTTCCGTTTTAATCAAGGTGCTTGCAGAGGCGCTTTTCTGAGCGGTAGGTGAAGATATGGCCGCCTCTTCGGGAAAAGCCGCTTTGTACAAAGAGATGACTTCACCTGCAGCACTGCCACCATCAGAACTTTTACTACACGATGCTTGATAGATCATCCCCAAGGCCAAAATCAATATGGCTAAAATTCGTCTTTGAAACATGATGAATTCCTTTCATTTTCTATTATTTCATTTTTTCGCAGATTAAAGAATAAGCAATTTCCTTATGTTGATTCAAGACCAATTGTTTTTTTTGGCCTTTTGTATTTACAAAACCTTTGACTATTTTATTGCTAGATTTTCGGAATCTAACGAAAGTCTTAAAGACTTCAATTGTCAAAATAAAGTCGCAATGATACTAATTTTCTAGATGAAATTATCTTGTCCTGCTTGTGGTGCAGAAATTGTATTTAAATCTCGGTCTTCAACTTTTGGCGTATGTTCGTTTTGTAACTCGACGCTTGTCAGGCACGATAAGGATATCGAAAGCTTGGGTAAAATGAGTGAAATGCCACAGGACCTGAGTCCTTTGAAACTCGGAACGACAGGTGTTTTTGAAAAATCAAATTTTGAGATTGTCGGTCGTCAGCGAATTGGTTGGGAAAATGGGGCTTGGAATGAATGGTACCTGCATTTTGATAATGGCAAAGAGGGTTGGCTTGCTGAGGCTCAAGGATTTTATATGGTGAGTTTTCAAGTTTTTGAAAAAATAAAAATTCCCGATTTGTCGAGTTTAAAGGTGGCTGAGCCAATTCGAATTCATGAAATAAATTTTGCTGTAGAGGATATTCGTGAAGTTGCCTGCATTGCAAGTCAAGGCGAATTGCCATTGCTGAGTATTCAAGGACGAAAATCAACAAGCGTTGATCTGGTTGGAAAAAATGAACAGTTTGCCAATATTGATTATTCATCAGATGGAAATCGATTATTTTTTGGAAAGTATATTGATTTTGATAATTTAAAATTCATGAACTTAAGGGAACTTAGTGGCTGGTGAGGAATTGAAACCTAATATTGAGCCCAAGCCAGCCGTCGTGAAGGTATTTAATTGTCCCTCTTGCGGTGCAGGTGTCGTGCTCCGGGCAGCGGGCCAATCGGTTACGGCGGTCTGTAGTTCTTGTGCAGCGATTATTGATTCTTCAAGCGAAAATTATAAAGTCATCGAAAAAACTTCAAAAAAAGGTATTAGAGATCAGATCATTCCACTGGGGCAAAGAGGAAAACTTCGAGGAGTTTTGTGGGAAGTTATTGGTTATGTTGAAAGATCTGACGTTTCCTCAGATTATACTTGGAGTGAGTATTTACTTTTCAATCCTATGAAGGGATTTCGTTGGCTTACTGAATTTGATGGTCATTGGAATTATGTTATCACCACAAAATCTCAACCAGAAGTTGATTCCACCGTTGAAAATAGACAGCTAGCAAAACTTTACAACAAACGCTATCAGTTATTTCATAAGGGCTTAGCTAAGGTTATTTATGTTATTGGTGAATTTTATTGGCAAGTAAAGCAAGGTGAGGAGGTAGAGGTTGAAGACTACGTTTCTCCCCCAGAGATTTTATCATCAGAAAAAAGCAGCAATGAAATTGTTTGGTCTCTTGGAGAGTATCTTGATGCGAACGAGATCAAATCTGCGTTTCAAATAATGGTGTCGATGCCACTTCAATCCGGAGTCGCTCCAAATCAGCCATCAACAGTAATTGAGACGTCAAAATATACCAGCAAATACTGGGGAATTTTTTTAGGTATCCTCATGTTGATTCAATTTGGATCAATGGTTCTTTCAAAAAATAAAACGGTCTATTCTGGTCAATTCACATACAGTTCAACGGATACTGAAAAATTAAAAGTGACACCTCCTTTTGAGTTAAGTCAAAGAATGTCAAATCTGGAAGTAACCTTTTCAGCGCCAGTACAAAATAATTGGATTGAGATACAGGGTGATTTGGTGAATGATGAAAATGGTGAAACCGAAGAATTTGAGCAGGGAGTGGAATACTATTCTGGCTACGACAGTGATGGCTCCTGGAGTGAGGGGAGCCAGAGTTCATCATTGATTTTATCTTCAGTGCCAGCTGGAAAATACCATTTTAATATAGGAATAAATTCAACAAATGGCATTTCTAAAATCCCACTAAATGTTATTGTAAAACAAGATGTCATCACTTGGTCGAATTTTCTTTTGGCTGTAATTCTTATTTCTTTCTTTCCGTTCTTTACCTTTTGGCGAAATCGGAGTTTTGAAATGAACCGATGGGCCCAGAGTGACTTTTCTCCCTACTATCAAAATAAATGGGGAAACTACATTCAAAATAGCGAGGATGACCAGTGAAATTTTTTTTTATTGTTTATGGGACAGGAATCTGTTTGTTTTTTTCCTATGCTACTTATTCAGGCTGGACCGTGGTTGATTCCATAAAGTCTGGCAAATGGGGTCCACGTGGACATAACGTATATCATAAATAATTACAGGAGGATTAAATGGTTGAACCATTACAGCAACTCATCAACATCAAATATATTGTCGCGGCACTTGTTTTCTCAGCTATTGGGATTTTTGTTTTGTCAGTTTCCTTTGTCCTTTTTGACAAACTAACCCCAGGAAATCTTTGGAAGGAAATTGTTGAAGAGCACAATATCGCTTTGGCAATCGTAACGGCGGCAATGACTCTTGCAATCGCACAGATTATTGCCGCTGCTATTCATAGTTAGATTTTAAGCCATGTCTTATTTGCTACTATTCTCTGTTTTTGTTATTGCCACTTGTGGTCTGGTCTATGAGCTCATAGCTGGCGCCCTGGCTTCCTATTTGCTTGGTGATTCTGTCACTCAGTTTTCTACCATCATAGGAGTCTATCTTTTTTCAATGGGGATTGGCTCGTTTTTATCTAAGTATATTGATAAGAACCTTATTGGAAAATTTGTACAAGTAGAATTATTGATAGGAGTTGTAGGTGGATTTTCGGGGGCAATTCTGTTTATATCTTTTGAGTACATCACGTCGTTCAGAATTTTACTCTACGGGATGGTGTCGATAACGGGAATTCTCGTTGGCTTCGAAATTCCTATTCTTATGAGAATCATGCAAGCTCATTTTGAATTCAAAGACCTTGTATCCAAAGTTTTCACTTTTGATTATGTGGGAGCCCTTTTAGCCTCTCTACTTTTTCCACTTTATTTAGTACCTCATCTTGGTCTTGTAAGGTCAGCATTTTTGTTCGGCATATTTAATATTTTGGTGGCGATTTGGACACTTTATCTTTTTAAAGACGAAATTCCATGGGTGCGACTTCTCAAAGGTTCAGCCTTGATAGCGCTCATCAGCTTGGTGCTTGGATTTATCTATTCTGAGCGTATTGTTAGTTTTTCTGAGGCGGCAAGTTATCAAGACAAAGTCATCTACTCAAAGACTTCTAGGTATCAAAGAATTGTATTAACAAAGTCCGATGATGATTTTCGATTGTTCTTAAATGGCAATCTTCAGTTTAGCTCAAAAGATGAGTATCGGTATCATGAGGCTTTAGTTCATATGGGGCTTGCTTCTTTGCCCGAGCCTAAAAAAGTATTGGTCCTTGGTGGAGGTGATGGCCTGGCGGTTAGGGAAATTTTAAAATACCCTTCCGTTGAAGAAATTAGTTTGGTTGATTTAGACGCAGAGATGACCGACTTGTTTAAGAGGAATGAGGCGCTTACAAAGTTAAATCTCAACTCTATTAATTCTCCGAAAGTGAAAGTCATTAATGACGACGCCTTTGTTTGGTTAAAAAATAACACGCAAAAATTTGACTTCATTGCTGTCGACTTTCCAGATCCCAGTAACTTTTCGGTGGGTAAACTTTACACTAATTCATTTTATAGACTTTTAAAGTCAGCGCTGTCTGATTTTGGAGTTGGAGTGATTCAAAGCACTTCGCCTTATGTAGCTAAAAAATCATTTTGGTGTGTCGACAACACTCTTAAGTCAGTTGGATTTAAAACAACACCTTATCATGTGTATGTTCCTGCCTTCGGTGATTGGGGTTATATACTGATTTCAAATCATGAGTTTAAGATGCCAGATAAATTTCCGGAAGATCTTAGGTTTTTAAATTTGGAGGTAGCAAAGACTCTTTTGATTTTTCCTCAGGATATGGTTGCGGTTTCACATGATATAAATAAGCTCAATAATCAAATCTTAGTTCGGTATTTCGAAGAGGAATGGGCCAGTTATGCCCACTAAATTTTATGACCTATCTGGAAGTGGTGCGCTAAGAAGCGCGAGAAACCTTTCGCGAAGAAACTTTATCAAGGTGATGGGTTTCAGTTTGACAACGATGATAACTGGTTTTTGGAGTTATTTTCGTTTTTTTAAATCGAATAAGTATTTTTTTTCAGGTTCCTTAGTAGGGGCAAATTCAAAAACTGGACATCTTTTACAGTCAGGAGTGAAAGCCATCCCAACAGAAACGAAGACTCTGGATACGGTGATTGTGGGTGGTGGTATCTCGGGGTTATCAGCTGCTTGGTGGTTTAAAAAGAACAACTTTAAAGACTTCGTTCTTTTTGAAATGGATTCCGATGTTGGTGGGAATTCAATGAGTGGTTCGAATTCGATTAGTAAATATCCTTGGGGAGCCCATTATGTGCCTTTGCCTGGGCCAGAGGCGCATTATGTTCGCGAGTTTTTTGAGGAGATAGGAATTATTCAGGGATATCAGAAAGGTCTTCCTATTTTTAATGAGTATTATTTATGCTCGGATGCTCAGGAGCGATTGTTTTTTCAAGGCGAGTGGCAGGAGGGTCTTGTTCCTCAACATGGAATTCAACACGATGATAAAAGGCAGTATGATGAGTTTTTTACTTTTATCGAGTCCTTGAAAAAGAAAAAAGGGGTTGATAAAAAATATGTTTTTAGCATTCCTTTAGATTCGAGTTCTCAAGATCCTGAATATTTAAAGTTAGATCTCATTTCCATGTCTGAATTCATGAGAGAGAAAGGTTGGAATTCTTCCTATCTTAATTGGTATGTGAATTATTGTTGTCGTGATGACTATGGAAGGCCTCACAACAAAGTTTCAGCTTGGGCGGGCCTTCATTATTTTGCCTCCCGTGCAGGAGTTGGGGCAAATGCAGACGCTCAATCTGTTTTGACTTGGCCTGAGGGGAATGGGTTTTTAGTTTCAAAATTTAAAGAAATTATTGGTGATCACATTCGAAGAAACTCCCTGGTGTTTTCTATCGAGTGTTTGTCACAGGGCTACTCCGTTGATGTTTTGAATACTCAGGATAATTCTTGTACGCGTTATTTTGTCAAGAATGTTATTTTTTGTGGGCCACGATTTACTGCAAATAAAATAATTAAAGATTATTCAAGTGATAGAACTCTTGAATATGCTCCATGGGCGATAGCCAATATGACTATAAAAGAATTTCCGTTGTCCCAAGGGGCGCCGTTGTCGTGGGATAATGTCAGCTTTTATAGTAAGTCCTTGGGATACATCGTAGCAAATCACCAGGATTTAAAATTTAATCGCAAAGAAAAGGTCATTACCTATTATTTGCCTCTTGATGAAAAACCGCCAAAAGAAGAGCGGATAGCCGCCTATCAAAAAAGCTACCAAGACTGGTTAGATATAATTATTCCTGATCTTGAAAAAATGCATCCAGGAATTTCAAGGACTGTTTTAAACGTGGATGTTTGGATTTGGGGACACGGAATGGTGAGTCCTGGAATTAACTATTTATGGAGCCCAAAAAGAAAAGATTTTTTGAAGCCTTTTAAAGGAATTGAATTCGCTCATTCTGATATGAGTGGTATTTCCATCTTCGAAGAGGCCCAGTACCGAGGGGTTGAAGCTGCAAAAAGAATTTTAAGCAAGCTCATTTGAGCAGCGAGTTCAGAACTGGTGGCTTATTTCAAAAAACTCTGATAAAACTATCCATAATGATTAGATTTCAAAATTCATTTTATTGGAAAGCGATTTTTTTTCTCTCGGGGTGCTCGTCTTTAATTTATCAAGTTACTTTTACTAAGTTTTTCATTCCTGTAATGGGTTTGAGTTTACCTGCCATGACTGTTGTTGTGAGTTCTTTTTTTAGCGGAATGGCCATCGGGAGTTTGTTGGTACCTAGGTTGATAAAATGGAATAGGTGTACCCCCATTTTCTATGCACTTATAGAAATAGCCATTGGATTACTATCTGTATTAGTTGTTTATGCAAAACCCTTGTTGTTTAGTCTTTATAGGCTCTATTCCGATGATATATTTGCAAGTACTTATCAAGTTTTTTTTCAGTTTTTATTATCATTCTTATTTCTTTTGCCATCAACATTGATGATGGGGCTTTCTTTTCCTATATGTACAGAGTTATTCTCTATGAAATATAAAAATAATATCAAAGCGAATAAGATAGGCATTGCCTATTTTTTACATTTACTGGGGGCCTCAGTAGGGTGTTTCCTATGTGGGTTTTATTTAATTGAAAACTTAGGATTAAAAAATACTTTTTTCTTTACGGCGGGAATAAATATTTTAACGGCTGTATTAATATTATTTCATTTCCAAAAATCAAAGATCTCGTTGCCGCAAAAAAGTGTCATTTCGAATGGTAGGTCCAACAAGCTGCTATTTTTTTATTTTTTCCTCGGTGTGTTGGTCATGTCCGTCGAAGTTGTTTGGTTCCGCCTTTTTGTTTTTTATATCGGTGGAGCTGTTTATTCATTTTCTATAATTTTAACGGTTATATTATTAGGGAATGCCATAGGAAGTTATTTGTTCGGTGAGGTTTTTACTAAAGTGTTTAGACGTTGGCGTTGGAAAAACTATGAAATAGCTTCCCTTTTGACGGCCAAATTAGCTCTCTTTATTTTAATTTCATTTTATTTTTTAACCTCGATTGATTTTAAATTGTTGGGAAAACTCTTTCCTTATTCAAGTGACTTAGTATTAAGTTTTGTTTTTAGTTGTTTTCTTGTTGTTCCTTGTACCATTTTTCTTGGAGGAATATTTGCTTTTCTTAATCGGGAACTCGAAGAGGGCGGTTTATCTATGGGTGAGTCTTCGGGATTACTTTTTGCTGTAAATAGCTTTGGTTCAGTTGTGGGAACGATTTTGACGACATTTTTTCTTTTGGATTATTTAGGATTGCAAAAAATAGTCATTTACATGTCCTTGGGAATTTTTCTATTAAGTTTTATGTTGAGCTATAATTCTTCTGTTTCGATAAGAAGAATAAAAATAGTTCAATTTTTATTCTTAGTAGGAGTTATTTTACTTATTCCCCACAATGTGATTCAAAGTATTTTTTCTAAACAACTAGGGGAATTGGTTTTTTATAAAGAGACGGCAAGGGATATTGTTGCAGTTCATAAATTTCGTCAGACAGAAGATTTACGGCTGGCATTTAATGATGGACGCGGAACCTGTGGCACAATACCCCAAGAGAATGAAGTGGCAAGACTGTTGGCACATTCTTCAATGGCCATGAATCCACGAGCGAAAGATATTTTGGTAATTAGTTTTGGATGTGGTAATACGGCAAGTGCTTTTGCCGTTCATCCCATTATTTCATTAGATATCGTGGATGTGAGTCAGTCAGTTCGTGAAGCTGCACCTTTTTTTTGGACAAACAAAAATGTCATTAACGATGCTCGATTAAAATTTTATGTGGAAGACGGAAGAAACTTTCTTTTAAGAACTAAAAAGAAATACGATATCATTCAACTAGAGTTGCCAAATTTATTGATGGACGGAACCGTTTTTTTATACACAAAAGAATTTTATCAATTAGTTCGAGAAAGATTAAAAGACAAGGGTGTTATCTCGCAATGGATTAACGCTGCTAAAACTGGACGGGACGCCTCATTATCGCTCATTCATACCCTAGCAAATGAGTTTCCAAATGCCATTTTGTTTGAACGGCATTGGGCTTGGTGGGTGAATGCCACTCTGAATGAAAATCAAGAACTTTTTCCCAGCGAGGGAAAGTTGTATTTTGAAGAGCCTAAAATACGCAATGATTTATTGAGCATTGGTTCTTCTTACCAAGATATGCATAAGTTCGTATTAGCAAATCGCGATGAAATCGAAAAAATCACCAAAAATTCACCTTTGGTTACTGATGACCTTACCTTGGTTGATTTCACTGCTTCTAAATTTTGGTCAGAAACAATATTCCACCAGCGACCTCAAAATAAAACACCTGGGTTTTTCAAATAGTTTTCATAATCACTAGTTTTCAAACTCAAGACTTATTCCCTTAAGACCCCAGAAAGTTCAAGTGAACTTTCTGGGTAGGTTGGTCCGCTAAAAGTATCGGAGGGCTCTTTCAGCTAAACTACAATAAGAAACACTTAAATTAAAATATATTTATTATTCTACTGTTGAACTAACCAATTAATTTCAAGGCATTTCCAGGTATTTGATTAGCCTGAGCCAATGTAGATACCGAAGCTTGAAGTAAAATATTATTTCTTGTCAACTCGCTGCTTGCCTGAGCCACATCAGTATCACGAATCCGTGAATTCGCAGCTGATAAATTTTCACGCATGGTTTGAGTGTTATCAAAAGTTGTTTGTAAACGGTTTTGGATGGCACCAAGGTTCGCTCTGAATCCATTCACCGTAGATTGGGCCTCGTCAAGAACAGAGAGTGACTCTTGAGCTCCCTCTTTTGAAGAAAAATCAAAGCCATCAATACCTAAATTGGAAGCGGTAGCATCTGACATACTAGAGTCAAATTTAATCCTATCAGAATCAGGGTCATTGTTGATGCCCACTTGAAACTCATACATTTTGCCATTTCCATTGATTAATTCTTGATTTCCAAATTTAGTTGTTTGCGCTATTCTTTGCACTTCTTGTTTTAACTGTTGTACTTCCTTATCAAGTAAGTTTCTTTCTTTATCTGATACAGAATCAGAAGCCGATTGAATTCCTAGCTCTCTCATTCTTGTGAGAATATTTGATATTTCACCAAGACCACCTTCAGCTGTTTGAATTAAGGAAATGCCATCATTAGAATTCCTTCCAGCTTGGTCGATACTTCGGATATTTGATTTTAAGTTTTCACTTATCGCCAACCCTGCGGCATCATCTGATGACTTCGTAATTCTGGATCCCGAAGCTAACTGAGTAAATGACTTTTGTATCTCTCTTTGCGAGTTTGTCATCGACTTTTGAGCGCTTAAAGACGCTACGTTTGTTGAAATTCTCATTCCCATGGAAGACCTCCTGATAGTTGCTCCATTTTAGGAGCGGTTAAGGCCCAGCTTTATAACCTACATAAAGACAGGGCCAGTTTGAACACGTTGGCACGACTCGACCTTGGTACGGCTCTTGGGATTTCATCGAATTCTTTTTTCGCAGTCACTCGAGAAAAGTTTTCTCCATCCTTTGGGCTTAGCACTTTAGTCAGTGTTGAACCATTTGATAATTCCTTCGGCCAGGTCTTGAAAGGCTTTAGTCCTGCGAGTGAAATCTAGACCTTAGTCAATTGCAAACTAGACTTTGATCTGTGAAAAGGACGACTATGGTCCGTGAAAAACTCGACCAAGATCTAGAGATTTTGCAAATGTGAAGTGAAATTTTTGTATTGAGATAAGAAACGAAAGGTTTTTATCTACTGATCTATGGTCAAGTCTAAGTCTGGTAGGGTTTTGATGGAGTTGGATTTCTATATTTTGATGGTCTGTCATTATATTTCCAGTTTTAATGCATGCAAATCAAGAGTGCATAAAGTCTTACGAAGATAGCTATGTAAAGAGCCTTAAAAATCTCACCTTTTTAGCCAAGTCTGATAGAGCTGATTTGTTATTAGCTATGAAAAATAAGGATAGAAAAGCGCCAACTAAGAATCCTTTCATTTTTGAAAATCCTTTACTACGTGAAAAAATTCAAAGAATAGAAGCGTCCTTCCAAAATGCTACAGAAGAGAACTTAAGGCGACAAAAATTACAGAGACAAGAATCATTTGTTGTTGATACTAAAGTCACTTATCAAAATGTTAACTGGCAAGCATTCGGTGGCAAATTTCTTATT
Coding sequences:
- a CDS encoding fused MFS/spermidine synthase, with amino-acid sequence MIRFQNSFYWKAIFFLSGCSSLIYQVTFTKFFIPVMGLSLPAMTVVVSSFFSGMAIGSLLVPRLIKWNRCTPIFYALIEIAIGLLSVLVVYAKPLLFSLYRLYSDDIFASTYQVFFQFLLSFLFLLPSTLMMGLSFPICTELFSMKYKNNIKANKIGIAYFLHLLGASVGCFLCGFYLIENLGLKNTFFFTAGINILTAVLILFHFQKSKISLPQKSVISNGRSNKLLFFYFFLGVLVMSVEVVWFRLFVFYIGGAVYSFSIILTVILLGNAIGSYLFGEVFTKVFRRWRWKNYEIASLLTAKLALFILISFYFLTSIDFKLLGKLFPYSSDLVLSFVFSCFLVVPCTIFLGGIFAFLNRELEEGGLSMGESSGLLFAVNSFGSVVGTILTTFFLLDYLGLQKIVIYMSLGIFLLSFMLSYNSSVSIRRIKIVQFLFLVGVILLIPHNVIQSIFSKQLGELVFYKETARDIVAVHKFRQTEDLRLAFNDGRGTCGTIPQENEVARLLAHSSMAMNPRAKDILVISFGCGNTASAFAVHPIISLDIVDVSQSVREAAPFFWTNKNVINDARLKFYVEDGRNFLLRTKKKYDIIQLELPNLLMDGTVFLYTKEFYQLVRERLKDKGVISQWINAAKTGRDASLSLIHTLANEFPNAILFERHWAWWVNATLNENQELFPSEGKLYFEEPKIRNDLLSIGSSYQDMHKFVLANRDEIEKITKNSPLVTDDLTLVDFTASKFWSETIFHQRPQNKTPGFFK
- a CDS encoding flagellin FliC, which gives rise to MGMRISTNVASLSAQKSMTNSQREIQKSFTQLASGSRITKSSDDAAGLAISENLKSNIRSIDQAGRNSNDGISLIQTAEGGLGEISNILTRMRELGIQSASDSVSDKERNLLDKEVQQLKQEVQRIAQTTKFGNQELINGNGKMYEFQVGINNDPDSDRIKFDSSMSDATASNLGIDGFDFSSKEGAQESLSVLDEAQSTVNGFRANLGAIQNRLQTTFDNTQTMRENLSAANSRIRDTDVAQASSELTRNNILLQASVSTLAQANQIPGNALKLIG